TCGACAGGTAGTACCCCACGCTGCTGTAGGCAGCCGTGGCATTCCCTTGGTTGACGATGTAGCAGGCCAGGTTCAGCACGTTGCCGGGCGCGGTGCTCGTTGGGCTAACGGCTGGCTGCTGAATCAGCAAATCCACCGACGGTGGTACCACGTTCAGGTACACGCTCGACACGTTGTTGGTTTCGTTGCTTTCGTTTACCACGTTTTGGTAATCGGCCACAAACAGCACGTAATAGGCGCCGGCCGTAATGGTTGCTGGCAGCTGCACGTAGCTGGTGCGGCTGCTGTAGTTGCCCACGGTCAGGCTGCTGCCCGTTGAGTTACCCAACAGCACGTCGGCAGCATCCAGGCTGGCGTCGGTCGAGAGGTAGTAGCCGATGTTGCTGCTGGTAGCCGTGGTACCCGACAGATTGTAGATGGAGCTGTACAAGGACAGGCTGTTGCCAGGCACCACCGATACCGGCGACACCGAAGCTCCCTGAATAGCCAGATCAGGCTGCGGCACGGTCGTTACGCAGGAAATATCTGCGCTGAAGCCGCTGTAGCCGCTGGCGTAGTAGTCGGTGGCGAAGCGCACCGTGAGGCTACCGCTGGTGCTGGTACCGTACACCGTGCCCGGGCTGTAGTAGTCGTAGTACGTACCGATGATGGGCGACGAAGTAGTGGCTCCGTCATAAATCGTCAGCCGGTCGTAGTAGCCCACGGAGAAGGTGTTGAATTGCAGCTTCACCTTGTTGCCCGCCGTGGCCGGGTTGATGGTTACCGAACCATCGGCGTTGGGGCTGTAATTGCCCGCCGCGCCACCATTGTCGTAGAGGACGCCGCTGCAGGTGGTAATAGCCGTGTTGCCCGTAGTGGGCAGGGTGTAGGTCTGGGCCGTTGCTCGGCTGCTCCAGCACACCAATAAAGCCACCAGCAAAGTCAGCCAAGCGGGCCGGGCTGTCAGGGGGCGGACAGGGAACGAGTAGTTTTTTGTCATACAACAGGTTTAGGAAATAGACTTAGAAAAAGCTTGCGCAAAGAGCCAAAAAGGCCTTTTGCGCCGGTCGGGGTAAGCAAAAGTCAAGTAAAGCGGCGCGCCTGGGCTCAGCCGTTTGGGTGGCAGAGAGAAACTACTCTTGCTCCTGCGGAACCAGGATAAAAACGTCTTCGCCGGGGCGCTTCATAATGTATTTCTCCCGGGCAAACTTCTCCAGGAGTTCGGGGCTGCTGAGCAGCTCGGCCCGGTCTTTCTTTACCAGGTCAATGTTATTAAGGTAATATTCCTTTTCCGCCTGCAGCTCCCGCCACTTGGCATACATATCATACTGCTTGACTAAATCGTTGGCATCGAACACCAGCATCCAGACCAGAAAGGCGGAACCGGCCAGAAAGTAAAAGCTGCGCAAAAACCGCGGAACCCGCTGAAATACTTGTAATAACTGCATAGCACTCAAAGATAAAGCAAAGGCCCCGGTCTGCATGCAGACCGGGGCCTTTAAATTTTACGCGTAGCCGTGGAATTGTCCAACAACTACCTCGTCACTACATCTTGCGGCCGGGGAAGTAGGCAATTTCGCCCAGTTCTTCCTCGATGCGCAGCAATTGATTGTACTTAGCCATCCGGTCGGAGCGCGAAGCTGAGCCGGTTTTGATCTGGCCGGTATTCAGGGCCACAGCCAGGTCGGCAATGGTATTGTCCTCGGTTTCGCCCGAACGGTGGCTCATGATGCTCTTGTAGCCGTTGCGGCGGCCCAGGTTGATGGCATCAATGGTTTCGGTGAGCGTACCAATCTGGTTTACCTTGATCAGGATGGCGTTGGCAATCTGCTCGTCGATACCGCGCTGCAGGCGCTGCACGTTGGTTACGAACAGGTCGTCGCCCACCAGCTGGGTGGTGCTGCCGATGCTGGTGGTCAGGTTTTTCCAACCGGTCCAGTCGTCCTCGTCCATACCATCCTCGATGCTGATGATGGGGTACTTCTTGGTCCAGTCGGTCCAGTAGGCTACCATTTCGTCGGAGGTCAGCTTGTCGCCGGTGCTCTTCTTGAAGTGGTAGTGCGTGCCGTCGTAGAACTCGGAAGCGGCGGCGTCCATAGCAATCATCACGTCGTCGCCGGGCTTGTAGCCGGCCGTTTCGATGGCCTGGAGCACAATCTTGATGGCGTCCTCGTTGGATTTGATGTTCGGTGCAAAGCCGCCTTCGTCGCCCACGTTGGTGCTGAAGCCCTGCTTTTTGAGCACGTTCTTCAGGTGGTGGAAGATTTCGGTGCCCCAGCGCAGGGCTTCCGAGAAGGATGATGCGCCCACGGGCATAATCATGAACTCCTGGAAGTCGATGCTGTTGTCGGCGTGCGAGCCGCCGTTGAGGATGTTCATCATCGGCACGGGCAGCGTGGTAGCGCCTACACCGCCTACGTAGCGGTAGAGGGGCATACCGGCTTCCTGGGCAGCAGCCCGGGCAATGGCCAGCGAGGCCCCCAGAATGGCATTGGCACCCAGGTTCGCCTTGTTGGGCGTCCCGTCGATTTCGAGCATGATCTTGTCGAGCAGGCCTTGCTCAAACACCGAGAAGCCCAGCAGCTCTTCGGCAATCTTGCTGTTCACGTTTTCCACGGCCTTCAGCACGCCCTTGCCCATGTACTTCGACTTGTCGTCGTCGCGCAGCTCCACGGCTTCGTGCTTGCCCGTGCTGGCCCCCGACGGCACGGCGGCACGGCCCACAACGCCGGATTCCGTGGTTACATCTACTTCGACGGTCGGATTACCGCGCGAATCAAAAATCTGCCGGGCATGGATGGCTGATATAATGCTCATGTTGAAAAGAATTGTGGTGAGGAATTCGTTTCCGCAGCCGCCGAACCTAGACCTAGGCCCCACATCCGGCTGCGGGGCCGAAAGGTAAGGAATTCACCCAGTACGCTCCTACCCTTCCAGCCACTTCCGAAACTCGGGCGTTTGGGCCGCACTGGTTTGCAGCACGGCGGTGCTGTGCCGGATTTTGATGCTCAGTCGGTTGTTGAAGTACGGCTCGGCCTTCTCCACGAAACTGATGTTGACTAGCTCCGAGCGGTTGAGGCGAAAGAAGCGGCCAGGGTCGAGTTGGCGCTCCAGCTCCGTGAGCGTGCCGATGAGCGGATAGCGGCTGCCGGCTTTGTCCACGGCAAACACCACGCCTTCATCGGCCTGCAGGTAGGCTACATCATCCGTCTGGAGCACGTAGAGGCCCTGGCGCATGCGCACCGAAAAGCGCTGCTTGTAAGCGGGCTGGGCTCCCTGGCGCAGGGCGTGGCTTAGAGCTTCCAACACTTCCCCACTTAGCGTGGGCGCGTTTGGCGGGGCAAAGCTCCGTTGCAGGCTGTGGTACTTGGCCAGAGCTTCCTCCAGCTGAGCGTAAGTGTAGGGCTTGAGCAGGTAGGCAATGCCACTGGCCCGGAAGGCAGGCAGCAGAAACTGGTCGTAGGCCGTGGTAAAGATGATCGGGCAGGTCACCCGGAACTGTTCGTAGAGGCCAAACACATTGCCGTCGAGCAGCTCGATGTCGGAGAAAATCAGGTCGGGCATAGGGTTAGCCTGCAACCAAGCCAGGGCCTTTTCTACCCCACGCAGCACCGGCGGAGCCTCGGCCGCCAGCCCGGCCTGGGCCAGAAAGCGGATCAGCTGCTGGGCCGCCGGCTCTTCGTCTTCCAGAATGAGAATGCGCATGAATGAGGGGAAATAACCAGGATAAGTAAGCCACGGGATACTAGCTCCGGACAGCCTTAGAGGCGGACATTACTATGTCCGGAGCAAAACATAACTATGTTTTGGGTAAAACATAGTTATGTTTCTACAACCGGGTGCTGCGACTATTTGCATCCGCCACCGTATTTTCCGGCTGTGGCAGCTTACCAGCGGGTTGAGCCATTGCCAGCAAGGGCACGGTCACAACGAACTCCGGCCCGGCGCCTTGCACAGTAATGGCCTGCCCGGTCAGGAGTAGGTACCGCTCCCGTAGATTAGCCAACCCGGTACCAGTCGAGTCGACGGCGGTGCGCTTGGGGCGGCGTGGGTGGCGCACCGTCAGGTGGGTTTCAGAGGCCTCGATGGTGATGATAAGCGGGTCCTCGTCGTCGCCGGCGTTGTGCTTGATGGCGTTTTCGAGCAGCAGCTGCAGGGTACCAGGCACTACCAGCAGCTGACCCAGGGCCGCCGGCTCGGGCAGTTGCTGCCGAAAGCAGTAGGCCGTTCCGAAGCGGTGACGCAGCAGGTACACGTACTCGTCGGCAAAGCGCAGCTCATCGGTCAGGGACACGAAGTCCTCATCTTTGTGGCGAATCAGGTAGCGGTAGAGCTCGGCAAAGTGAGTCAGGTACTCGTCGGCCGCCACGGGGTCGTGCTGAATCAGGCCGCGCAGCACGTTGAGGTTATTAAACAAAAAGTGCGGGTCAATTTGGGCTTTGAGGTTGCGCAGCTCACTTTCGGCGTGGGCCTTCTGGGCCAGGATTAGCCGCTGCTGCACGTCGAAGTAGCGTTTACCGGTCAGCAGGACCGCCAGCATGCCGTAGCTGAAGGCGTGACGAATGATGCTGTGCACCAGTTGCAACGGGCTTACTGGTACGAGCTGGTTCAGAATGAGACTGTACCCGTAGTTGTAGAGCAAGCCGCTAGCCAGCAGAAAAACCAGCAGTAACCCCAGAGCCCGTAGCCGGTAGCGGGGCGTCAGCAGGTTGGGCAGCAACCCGAACACAATGGCAAACACCGCCGCCGAGTCCAACACCACCGTGTAGACCATGCCGGCCATGGCTCGTGGCCCGGCGAACTGCTGCCAGTAGGTAGGCAGAATTACCGCCGTAGCCACGGGCCAGTACGCGGCCACAGTCAGCAAATCGGAGCGGGAAGGACGGGCAAGCAGCATAGGACGCAGGTGAGTAAGCCAGGCAGAATGGCGAGCCGGAAGTTGGCATTCTTTGCTTATATCTGCACCACCCTGCCCCACTTGCGGCCGCAGGTTTACTGCTACCGGGTAGGCACCCCCAGCCAGTGCTGCGCAGAATGCCTGCACGAAACTAAACATAGGCCGCTCAGGGTCGCAGGGGTTGCACAGCCTTGGAGTCGCGCACCAGCACTAGGTACTGCACGTAAGCGGCGGCTGGCAGCTTCGGGTCGAACTGCATCTGCTGCGTCGCCGGGATGCCCGGCGCGTACGTCACCCGAATCGGCTGGCGGGTGCTAGCGGCTCCCGGTGCGTCGAGGCGGAAGAGCGTGGTGCTGCCTGGCGTAGTCTGGGCCTTAAGCTCCTCCATGCCTCCGATGACTGTCAGCGGCCCATCGTGGTTAAACTTGTTGGTCTTGCCGTACACCTGCCCTTTCGTTTGCCAGGGTGCCGGCAAGCCACTATTAGGGTACAGCATCTCACAGCCTGAAAAGACGCACATCACCGATACTACCTTATCATGCACTGGCAAGCTACTCTGCCGCACCATGGCTGCAAATGTCGAGTAGCCACCCTGCAAGGGGCTTTGCAATACATGCGCCAAGCCCCACATGCCATACATTTTCTCGCCAGCTCGCCACTTGGTCTGGCTCAAGGCTTGGAAGTTGGCGAAGATACTCTGCTCCCGCCCCAGACCGTCGGCGCGGTACGTGAGGTTCTTGAGCAGGTGTAGCACCGGCTCATACGAGGCGCCCAGGCTCAGACGGTACGACTTTGGGTGCAGCTTCAGTTCGGTAATAGTACGTCGGGCTACCGCTGCCAATAATGAGGTGGCCGGCTGCCGCATTAAGGCATTGAGGGAGTCTCCTTTCTGGAACAGCACAGCCGAATACCCTTTTTTATGCAACAAGTACCGCAGGTAATCAGCGGCCAGTGGTAAGTCTTGCACCTCATCAATACCCACAAACTCCAGCCTGCGTTTCTCCGGCAGCGTCTGGTTCAGCTCACGCAGCTTCCGAAACTTGTTCAACAGGTCCTTGTTGGCCCACTGCGACTCAGCTTGCACCCAACTCCGAAACACCAACTGCAACGTACTATCGTTGCCGGTGTGCAAGTACTGATTCAGGTAGTCGGCCTTGGCGCAGTCAAACTCCCCAACGTAGTACCGCACGCCGGCCCGCTGGTTCAGGTGCTTAAACAGCTCAAAGTCCACTTCCTGCGGCCGAGCCACACCGTGTGCTTCGCCCAGTAAGAATAATTGATTGTCATAAAATGCCTCAGCAAACAGCGCAAAGCTGGGAGTTCCTTCCTTTGGCAGTTCTTCCTTAGCAACCCCGGCAAATACGCTAGTTGATGCGCCTGGCTCAAGTGTCTGGGCATGTGAAGCGCTGGCACAGATCATGGTCAAAGCGCCCACGACAAGGGCATGGCGGATAACAGTAAGGAGCGAAGGCATAAACAGAAGTTGGCTAGAAGTGGAACAGATGCTTCAAAGCACGTCTTCCTCCTCCACTGCCCCTACCCTATTCTCCCCAACTGCCGCAAATACCCCACGAACTGCCGCAAAAATCCATCGACTGCTTATTCCGGCAAGCACAAAAAAAGGGACGTACCGCCCGGCACGTCCCTTTTTATATTGAATCGCTCGAAAACTACGAAGCAGCTTCTTCGCTAGCCTCGTCGCGAGTTTCGCCTTCTTTCAGCGTTTCGGTTGGAGCATCCGTAGCGGCAGCAGCCTCTTCGCTTACCACGGCAGCCGGAGCAGCGGTAGTAGCTTCAGCGGCCGGAGCAGCAGCCTCAGCACCCGACTTCTTCTTGCCGCGTGAGCGACGAGTCGTAGCCTTGGCTTCGCCGGCCGACTTAGCTTCCAGCAGCGTTTCGTTGTAGTCCACCAGCTCGATGATGCACACCTCGGCGTTGTCGCCCAGACGGTTGTCGCTCAGCTTGATGATGCGGGTGTAACCGCCGGGACGGGTAGCAATTTTAGCGGCTACCGAGTCATACAGCTCCTTAATCGACTCCTTGTTCTGCAGCGTAGCGAATACGGTACGACGCGAGTGCGTCGTGTCGCTCTTCGACTTGGTCAGCAGGGGCTCTACAAACTTGCGCAGGGCTTTAGCCTTGGCCACCGTAGTGGTCAGACGCTTGTGCAGAATCAGCGACGAAGCCATGTTCGACAGCATCGCGTTGCGGTGGGAGGTGGTACGACCGAGGTGGTTGATTTTCTTACCGTGTCTCATTGGTTAGTGCTTCTCAGCAGGAATGTGTGTGCTTGCGTAGGATGACCACGGCGGGCTGCCAGTTAGTTAGGCAGCCTCATTAGAACCATCCTACCTCGGGCACACTGGTGAAAAAGTGTAAATGAAGTATGCAAAGAAATAGGCTGATTGCTGCAGGCCAACGAGTACGTCAGCGTAGCGGCAATCAGCCTATTGGGGTATGCTAGTCTTCGTCGAGGCGGTACTTGCCCAGGTCCATCCCGAAGGTCAGACCTTTTTCCTCTACGAGGTTTTCGAGTTCGGTCAGCGACTTCTTACCGAAGTTGCGGAACTTCATCATATCGCTCATGTCCAGCTGCACCAGTTCGCCCAGCGTCTTGATGTCAGCAGCCTTGAGGCAGTTGTAAGCGCGTACGCTCAGATCCATATCCGCCAGCGGCGTCTTCAGAACCTTGCGCATGTGCAGCGTCTCTTCGTCTACCGTCTCTTCTTCCTCGGCTTTAGCCGTTTCGAAGGTCATGGTGTTGTCCGAGAACAGCATGAAGTGTTGAATCAGAATGTTGGCCGCACCTTTCAGCGCGTCCTCGGGGTGAATCGAACCGTCGGTCTGAATCTCGATGAGGAGCTTCTCGTAGTCGGTTTTCTGCTCTACCCGGGTATTCTCAATGCTATACTTCACGTTCTTAATAGGCGTGAAGATGGCATCAATGGCAATTTGCCCAAACACCTGGTCGGCAGGCTTATTCTCCTCGGCCGGTACGTAGCCACGGCCTTTCTGAATCGTAAATTCAAATTCCAACTCCACCGAAGGATCAACGTTGCAGATAACCATATCTGTGTTGAGTACTTCGAAGCCAGTCGTGAATTTGTTGATATCACCAGCCGTGAACGTCTCCTGGCCCTTAATACGGACCGTGATTTTGTCCTCGATGGCGTCGCTCACCTTCTTGAAGCGAACCTGCTTTAGGTTCAGAATGATTTCGGACATGTCCTCAATCACGCCTTCAATCGTCATGAACTCGTGCAGCACACTGGAAGTGCGGACCGACGTGATGGCATAGCCCTCCAGCGACGACAGCAGGATACGGCGCAATGCGTTGCCGATCGTGACGCCGTAGCCTTTCTCCAGCGGTTTAAATTCAAATGTTCCGTAGAAGTCGTCGGATTTCTCCATCACTACTTTCTCCGGCATTTGAAAAGCTAAGATTGACATAAGTGGGGCTTTAAAAATACAACAAGGAAAAAACGAAGTAAGAACCCGACCATAAGCCGGGTTCCAGTAATTACTTCGAGTAAAGCTCGACGATGAGCTGCTCCGTGATTTTCTCCGGAATCAGGTCACGTGAGGGGGCGTTCAAGAACTTGCCCACCAATTCCTTGCCGTCCCACTCCAGCCACGAGAAAGCACGCGAGTTGCGGGCGCTCAGGCTGGTGGTAATAGCTTCCAGAGACTTCGACTTTTCGCGAACACCTACTACGTCACCAGCGCGGAGCTTGTACGAAGCAATGTTGACTACTTCACCGTTCACCGTGATGTGCTTGTGCAACACCAACTGGCGAGCAGCGCGACGGGTTGGAGCAATGCCAAAACGATACACCGTATTGTCCAAACGCGACTCGAGCAGAGCCAGCAGGTTGTCGCCGGTGATGCCGGGCAGAGTAGCTGCTTTGTGGAACAGGTTTTCGAATTGCTTCTCCAGTACACCGTACATGTACTTTACTTTCTGCTTCTCCATCAGCTGCACCGCGTATTCCGACTGCTTCTTGCGGCGGCCACGGCCGTGCTGGCCTGGAGGATAGTTCTTTTTGTTGAGTGCCTTGCTTGGGCCGAAGATTGGCTCTGCGAAGCGACGGGCAATCTTGGTTTTAGGACCAGTATAACGTGCCATTTCGGGGTATTTGAGTTTTGCAGGGGTTGAACCACGCGTGTCGGGCCTCTCGGATGCGACCTACCCGCAGGGCAAGCCGGATCGGAAACCCGACACAGGGGCGAACCAAATGGTTCGCGAGTTCAGTATATCAGACGCGACGACGCTTAGGAGGACGGCAGCCGTTGTGGGGCAGCGGGGTCACGTCGCGGATGGTGGTTACCTCAATGCCCACGTTCTGGAGGGTACGGATAGCCGACTCACGGCCTGCACCCGGACCTTTCACGAATACTTCGGCTTTGCGCATGCCCAGATCATGGGCCACTTTGGCGCAATCCGTAGCTGCCATCTGGGCAGCGTAGGGCGTGTTCTTCTTAGAACCTTTGAAACCCATCTTACCAGCCGACGCCCAGGAAATAACCTGACCATTGTTGTTGGTGATGGAGATGATGATGTTATTGAAGGAAGCCTTGATGTGAATCTGGCCTACCTGCTCAACAACGACAACGCGCTTTTTGGCTTTGTCTTTTCTCTTTTGTGCCATTTGGTTATCGCAAAAAACTGCGGAAGGTGTTGAAGCCGGTTCAGAGTCCTGAACCGGCTTCGATTCCCGCTACAATTTATTTAGTAGCTTTTTTCTTGTTGGCAACGGTTTTCCGTTTGCCTTTGCGCGTGCGCGAGTTGTTCTTGGTACGCTGACCACGAACTGGCAGACCTTTGCGGTGACGCAGACCCCGATAGCAACCGATGTCCATCAGACGCTTGATGTTCAGCTGCACTTCCGAGCGCAGAACACCTTCAGTCTTAACTTCGGCAGCAATGATGCTGCGGATTTCGCCAGCTTCTGCTTCCGTCCAATCCTTTACTTTCTTGTTCAGGTCGATGCCGGCCTTGGTCAAGATTTTCTGTGCGGAAGGACGGCCGATGCCGAAAATGTAGGTCAGCGCGATTTCACCGCGCTTGTTGTCCGGGATATCTACCCCTGCAATACGAGCCATTTGCTTTTGTAAAAAGTCTGGTGCTACTAACCCTGACGCTGCTTGAAGCGGGGGTTCTTTTTGTTGATGACGTACAGCTTGCCGTTGCGGCGAACCAGCTTACAGTCAACACTGCGTTTCTTGACCGAGGTTTTGACTTTCATGTCGTCGGGTTATTTGTAACGGTAAACAATTCGGCCCTTCGACAAGTCGTAAGGGGACATTTCCAGCTTCACCTTATCGCCCGGCAGGATTTTGATGTAGTGCATTCGCATTTTGCCCGAAATGTGAGCAACGAGCTGGTGACCGTTTTCCAATTCCACGCGAAACATGGCGTTTGAAAGGGCTTCCAGAATGACTCCGTCCTGTTCAATGGAGGATTGTTTGGCCATAAGGCTACTGTAAGGCTTTTTCTATGTATTCAAAGGAAGTGAGAATCTCCGCTTTGTCTTTTCGTACTACAACCGTGTGCTCAAAGTGCGCCGAAGGCTTGAAGTCCTTGGTCCGGATAGTCCAACCATCCTTTTCCTGAACTACGCTCTTCGTTCCCAAATTCACCATAGGCTCGATGGCTAAAACCAAGCCCTCTTGTAGCTTAAGTCCCGCCCCACGTTTGCCGTAGTTAGGAACTTCTGGCCGTTCGTGGAGTTTCTGACCAATTCCGTGGCCAACAAGTTCCCGCACTACTCCATAACCTTGTTTTTCAACGTGGTTTTGGATGGCATATCCCAGGTCGCCCATTCGGTTGCCTGCCACTGCCTGGTCAATGCCCAGATACAATGACTTTTTGGTTTCTTCCAGAAGTTTGAGCACTTCTGGTGCCACCTCCCCTACTGGGTAAGTGTAGGCACTATCGGCATGGTAGCCGTTCAACAAGACTCCGCAGTCTACCGAAACAACATCTCCGCTTTTGAGCTGATAGTCACTCGGGAAACCATGCACCACGACTGAGTTAGGCGAGATGCAGAGACTATATTCAAAACCATTATACCCTTTAAAGGAGGGTAGCCCGCCATGGTCCCGGATGAATTCTTCCGCACGCTGATCAAGGGCACGCGTCGTAATTCCTTCCTTAATCATGCCCGCGACTTCTCCATGGGCTTGAGCCAGCACTTTCGCGCTGGCCCGGATGAGTTCTATTTCTTCTTCGGTCTTGTAGATAACCATGACCGAATTAGGATGCCAGCGCTACGTTCTGGGTAGAACGGCCACGCAGCTTGCCCGTCTTCATCATGCCATCGTAATGACGCATAAGCAAGTAGCTTTCCACCTGGTTAAGCGTATCCAGTACTACACCTACCATGATGATCAGCGAAGTACCGCCATAGAAAGCAGAGAAAGGACGCGTAACACCAGCCAGCAAAGCAAGGGCCGGGAAGATGGCAATCAGGGCCAGTACAATTGCACCAGGCAGCGTGATATGCGTCAAAATCTCGTCGATGTGCTCTGAAGTATCGCGCCCAGGCTTCACGCCAGGAACGAAACCACCACTGCGCTTCAGGTCATCCGCAATTTGATTGGGGTTAACGCTGATAGCCGTGTAGAAGTAAGTAAAGACGATGATAAGCGTTGCGAAAACCAGATTGTATTGCCAAGAGGTGTAGTCCGAAAACTTCTGACCAACTGCCGCAGCAAAATCACTATCGGCTTGCCAAACAGAAGCAACAATTGCCGGTACGAACATTAGCGACTGAGCGAAGATGATCGGCATAACGCCGGCTGCATTCACTTTCAGCGGAATGAACTGACGTTGGGCATTAAGTTGTGTAGTACCACCTACTTGCTTGGCATACTGAACCGGAATCCGGCGTACAGCCTGCGTCAGCACGATTACGGCCATTACTACTAAGAACAGCACTACTAGTTCAATCAAAAAGATCAACGAGCCGCGCATGCCTTTAGCAGCTGCCTCCCCAATAATAGCACCGGGGAAACGGGATACAATCCCGATCATAATGATCATGGAAATACCGTTACCTATGCCTTTATCCGTAATCTTTTCACCAAGCCACATGCAAAACAGCGTTCCGGCCGTGATGATAAGCATAGTGGAAAAAGTAAAGAAAGGGCCTGGAGCAATGATAGCTTCCGCGTTGATAGTAGCAATAAAGCCGATAGACTGAGCCATTACAATCGGAATTGTGAGAATCCGAGTATACTGGTTAATCTTCTTCCGACCTGATTCACCTTCCTTCTGCAGCTTCTGGAAGTAAGGAACTGCAATAGTGAGCAGTTGCAATACAATCGAGGCTGAGATGTAGGGCATGATACCCAAAGCAAAGATCGAGGCGTGACTGAATGCGCCGCCGAGCAGCGTATCCAGAATACCGAACAGACCTTCAGCGCCACCCTGCTTCAAACGCGACGCGTCGACGCCGGGGAGTACCACATAGGAACCCAGCCGATAGATGGCAATGAAAAAAAGCGTATTGAAGATCCGCGTACGCAGATCTTCAATCGCAAAAATGTTCTTTATCGTTTCGATAAACTTTTTCATCGCCGATAAGACTTTACAGCGTCACAGCTTTACCACCAGCTTTCTCGATGGCTTCGATAGCCGACTTCGAGAATGCATGGGCATGTACTTCCAGAGCAGTGGTAACTTCCCCACGACCCAGGATTTTGATTTTAGCGTTCTTGGAAACCAAGCCAGCCGATACGAAGTAAGCAACGTCCATAGTGGAAGTGCTGTTCTTTTCGTTGAGGCTGGTCAGAGCATCCAAATTGATGCCTTTGTACTCCACGCGGTTGATGTTCTTGAAGCCGAACTTCGGAACACGGCGCTGCAGTGGCATCTGGCCACCTTCGAAGCCAGACTTCTTGGAGTAACCCGAACGAGACTTTTGACCTTTGTGACCACGCGTCGACGTGCCGCCGCGGCCGGAACCCGTACCACGACCCAAGCGCTTGTTGGTGCGCGTTGAGCCTACGGCGGGTGATAGATTGCTGAGATTCATATCGAGGGGAATCCTAGAGTTCAGTTACTTCCAAGAGGTGCTGCACAGCGGCTACCATACCGGCAACCTGAGGCGTATTTTCTACGGCCTTCGTGCTACCGATTTTACCGAGGCCCAGGGCCTTAACGGTACGTTTTTGACGCTCAGGGCGGTCAATAACGCTTTTCACGAGTTTGATTTGGATCTGCGCCATCGCTGCTTAACCGTTAAAAACTTGGGCCAGAGTGATACCGCGCTGCTGAGCAATCTGCATCGGGTCGCGCATCTTCAGCAGAGCGTCGAAGGTAGCTTTAACTACGTTGTGAGGGTTCGAAGAACCTTTCGACTTAGCCAGTACGTCCTTAATACCAGCGCTTTCAAATACAGCGCGCATAGCACCACCAGCAATTACGCCGGTACCAGCCGCGGCGGGCTGCACCAGAACGAAACCACCGGAATATTTGCCTTCCATCACGTGGGGAACCGTGTGCTTGTACAGCGGCACTTTCACCAGGTTCTTTTTAGCGTCGTCGATGCCTTTGGCAATAGCGTCGGTAACTTCGTTGGCTTTGCCGAGGCCGTAACCTACG
Above is a genomic segment from Hymenobacter cellulosivorans containing:
- a CDS encoding FtsB family cell division protein, whose translation is MQLLQVFQRVPRFLRSFYFLAGSAFLVWMLVFDANDLVKQYDMYAKWRELQAEKEYYLNNIDLVKKDRAELLSSPELLEKFAREKYIMKRPGEDVFILVPQEQE
- the eno gene encoding phosphopyruvate hydratase, producing the protein MSIISAIHARQIFDSRGNPTVEVDVTTESGVVGRAAVPSGASTGKHEAVELRDDDKSKYMGKGVLKAVENVNSKIAEELLGFSVFEQGLLDKIMLEIDGTPNKANLGANAILGASLAIARAAAQEAGMPLYRYVGGVGATTLPVPMMNILNGGSHADNSIDFQEFMIMPVGASSFSEALRWGTEIFHHLKNVLKKQGFSTNVGDEGGFAPNIKSNEDAIKIVLQAIETAGYKPGDDVMIAMDAAASEFYDGTHYHFKKSTGDKLTSDEMVAYWTDWTKKYPIISIEDGMDEDDWTGWKNLTTSIGSTTQLVGDDLFVTNVQRLQRGIDEQIANAILIKVNQIGTLTETIDAINLGRRNGYKSIMSHRSGETEDNTIADLAVALNTGQIKTGSASRSDRMAKYNQLLRIEEELGEIAYFPGRKM
- a CDS encoding LytR/AlgR family response regulator transcription factor — its product is MRILILEDEEPAAQQLIRFLAQAGLAAEAPPVLRGVEKALAWLQANPMPDLIFSDIELLDGNVFGLYEQFRVTCPIIFTTAYDQFLLPAFRASGIAYLLKPYTYAQLEEALAKYHSLQRSFAPPNAPTLSGEVLEALSHALRQGAQPAYKQRFSVRMRQGLYVLQTDDVAYLQADEGVVFAVDKAGSRYPLIGTLTELERQLDPGRFFRLNRSELVNISFVEKAEPYFNNRLSIKIRHSTAVLQTSAAQTPEFRKWLEG
- a CDS encoding sensor histidine kinase, whose amino-acid sequence is MLLARPSRSDLLTVAAYWPVATAVILPTYWQQFAGPRAMAGMVYTVVLDSAAVFAIVFGLLPNLLTPRYRLRALGLLLVFLLASGLLYNYGYSLILNQLVPVSPLQLVHSIIRHAFSYGMLAVLLTGKRYFDVQQRLILAQKAHAESELRNLKAQIDPHFLFNNLNVLRGLIQHDPVAADEYLTHFAELYRYLIRHKDEDFVSLTDELRFADEYVYLLRHRFGTAYCFRQQLPEPAALGQLLVVPGTLQLLLENAIKHNAGDDEDPLIITIEASETHLTVRHPRRPKRTAVDSTGTGLANLRERYLLLTGQAITVQGAGPEFVVTVPLLAMAQPAGKLPQPENTVADANSRSTRL
- a CDS encoding erythromycin esterase family protein; the protein is MPSLLTVIRHALVVGALTMICASASHAQTLEPGASTSVFAGVAKEELPKEGTPSFALFAEAFYDNQLFLLGEAHGVARPQEVDFELFKHLNQRAGVRYYVGEFDCAKADYLNQYLHTGNDSTLQLVFRSWVQAESQWANKDLLNKFRKLRELNQTLPEKRRLEFVGIDEVQDLPLAADYLRYLLHKKGYSAVLFQKGDSLNALMRQPATSLLAAVARRTITELKLHPKSYRLSLGASYEPVLHLLKNLTYRADGLGREQSIFANFQALSQTKWRAGEKMYGMWGLAHVLQSPLQGGYSTFAAMVRQSSLPVHDKVVSVMCVFSGCEMLYPNSGLPAPWQTKGQVYGKTNKFNHDGPLTVIGGMEELKAQTTPGSTTLFRLDAPGAASTRQPIRVTYAPGIPATQQMQFDPKLPAAAYVQYLVLVRDSKAVQPLRP
- the rplQ gene encoding 50S ribosomal protein L17, whose translation is MRHGKKINHLGRTTSHRNAMLSNMASSLILHKRLTTTVAKAKALRKFVEPLLTKSKSDTTHSRRTVFATLQNKESIKELYDSVAAKIATRPGGYTRIIKLSDNRLGDNAEVCIIELVDYNETLLEAKSAGEAKATTRRSRGKKKSGAEAAAPAAEATTAAPAAVVSEEAAAATDAPTETLKEGETRDEASEEAAS
- a CDS encoding DNA-directed RNA polymerase subunit alpha, translating into MSILAFQMPEKVVMEKSDDFYGTFEFKPLEKGYGVTIGNALRRILLSSLEGYAITSVRTSSVLHEFMTIEGVIEDMSEIILNLKQVRFKKVSDAIEDKITVRIKGQETFTAGDINKFTTGFEVLNTDMVICNVDPSVELEFEFTIQKGRGYVPAEENKPADQVFGQIAIDAIFTPIKNVKYSIENTRVEQKTDYEKLLIEIQTDGSIHPEDALKGAANILIQHFMLFSDNTMTFETAKAEEEETVDEETLHMRKVLKTPLADMDLSVRAYNCLKAADIKTLGELVQLDMSDMMKFRNFGKKSLTELENLVEEKGLTFGMDLGKYRLDED